The Candidatus Omnitrophota bacterium genomic interval AGGCCTTTAATAGTTCCACGAATACCTGGAGAGAGATAAGGGGAGCCGATAGAAATACCGAAATGGATGACTGGATCACGCTCCAGGATACGCCTCCTCCGCCTATAGGTATAGGACCGGAAGCGGCCATGAAGGCTGAGGTCAGGAACAGGTATCCGACCAATCCGCCGATACCGATAGGATCGGGCGGGTTGCCGGAATATTGATATTATCGGAGCAGACCATATGAAAAAATCGGCGGTAACGGTTTTTATTTTATTATTAGGAGCGGCCTATATGGTTACTTGTAGCGGTTGTTCCGGAGCGGGCAAATATAAAAAATATTCCAGCACAGACCCGGAGCTCAATTTGACGATGGATCATATCCCGGGCTGGGAACCCAGCGAGACGCGCGGCGCCCATAACAGCTATGCCGATGTCTATTTTGGCGAACCGTGGGATAAGGTGGGGGCGAAGACACGCAGGGCGTCCATTGAAGTCATTTCTTTCCAGGGCCCTAAGACCGGGACGCCGGATATCTCGGCCGTTGCCGAGGGGATCACCGCCGGTAATTTGAAATTTAACGACGGCAAACTGCTCGGAAAAGAGAAGATAAAGCTTCCTGCCGGAGAGGCGATGGACCTTTCTTTTTCCTTTAAGGCCCCGGACAGGCTTTACAGCACGGCCTCTAAACTGGTGCCCGTAAAAGAAAGGGTCGTGATCTTAAATAATGGCGGCAAGCTTTATACCGTCAAATACCAGAACAGGGAAGAGGCTTTTGACAAATACAGCAAGGATTTCGACCATATAGTCAGGTCGATAAGGTTTAAAGTGAAAAGGTAGCATTTTGCCGTCGGATTTCAACCGGTTCCCTCCCGAATATTAAAGATGAATGATAAAATAAACGTTCTTATACTTATAGCATGCTGTTTATTCTTGTATTTTATCGGAAGCGCCTCCATTAATCTTACCGATCCGGACGAGGTCTTCTACGCCGGTACGGCAAAAGAGATGCTCGCTAACAAGAGCCTCCTTACGCCGCTTATCTTCGGCAAGCCCCAATTCGAGAAACCTCCGTTATTTTACTGGATGCTGATGGGTTCATTCAAGGCCTTCGGCATCAATACATTCGCGGCGCGGCTTGTCCCTGCCCTGGTCGGGCTGTTAGGAGTCTTGGGGACTTATTTTTTCATGAGGAAGATATCCGGCGCCCAAGTCTCTTTTTACGCGGCCCTGTTCCTGTCGGCCGCGTTTTTGTATTTCGGGCTTTCAAAGACGGTGATCACCGATATCGCCTTTTCGGTCTTTACGGCATTCGCCCTTTACTCCTTTTACATCTGGTACAGGTCCAGGAAAGACCTTTATGTAGTCCTTTTTATGGTAACCCTCTCCTTGTCCGTATTGACAAAAGGTCCGCTCGCCGTAGTCCTTGTTTTCGCCGCCATAATACCTTTCCTCTTCTTGGTCAAGGGGGCGAGTGCGTTGCCGGCATTTTTGTTGAACAGGTACTGGCTCATATTCCTGGCGCTCGGATGCAGCTGGTTTATTTATGCCGTCGCAAAATACGGGAATGAGTTTGTCGGGGAATTTTTTGTGCGCGATAACTGGCACAGGATTATCTATGCCGAACACCGGAGTTCCGACAGATGGTATTTCTATCCGGCCGTCGTAATGGGGGGCATGGCCCCGTGGACAGCTTACCTGCTGTTCCTGGGAAAGGGTTTTAAGGAGCATAGGGACGAATACCTTTTCTTTATCTCATGGATCGTCTCGACCTTTTTGATATTAATCTGCGCGCATTCTAAATTAGCCAGTTATATACTTCCGCTCTTCCCCGCGCTCTGCTGCGCCCTTGCCATTTCCGTGAATTCCCTGTCCGGAAGGCCGAAGACGCTTATCGCCGCGGGAGCCGTTAATATCCTCTTTGGGGCGGCGGGCTTGATAGCGTTGCCGTTGATCGCGAAAGAATACCCGAGCCTGGCAAGGCCGCTTTTTTTGGGCCTTTTCCTGCTTTTCCTTTTCATGGCGGCAGGAGGGGTATCGCTGATAAAAGGCAGGATAAAACAGGCGGTATTTTTGAATATCGCGGCGCTCGCGGCTTTCCTGCTCGCGGGTGTCTCTTCGGTCCCGGCTAAACTTGAAACGGCTTTTAGCGATCACGGCCTTCCTGAAATCGTGAGGAAGCACGGGTATGAAGGAAAGCCGATAGTATGCAGCAAGATGTATGTGAGAGGGGTATATTTTTATACCGGAAACCCGGTCCTGGTATTGAATATGGGCGGGAAAAAGCCTTTTTGGAGCGATCATCCTCTGGATGTATTGAGCACTGAAGCTGAGGCGGTGACTTTTTTCAGGGATAAGGATAAAGTGCTGTGCGTCTTGACCGAAGAAGGCCTGGAGAAGATAAACGGGTTTTTCGGAAGCGGCAGGAGGAACGCGGTAATATCGAGTAATTTAGACAGGGTGGTCGTCCTAAGCGAAAAAATCCCCCCGTTAAAATAGGTTTTATTTCCGCCGGAAATCAGGTATAATTATCTTCCGGCAATATAAGATCCGAAGTTTCTGCCCCGTTGGGTAATGGTAGCCCACAAGATTCTGGATCTTGCTGTCTAGGTTCGAGTCCTAGCGGGGCAACCAAAAATAACAAAAGGAGACCGGCATGAGCAGGGCTTATTTGGCTGTTTTGGCAATTGCGGCGGCGGCAGTGTTCATCTTTACGCAATCATCCGTTAATGCGGCAGACAACTTACTTCTTAACCCGGGGTTTGAGTCGGGTACGGATATCACTGCGGACAACTGGAACGGCTGGGGCGGCGTCGAGCGCCTCAACGAATTCAAGCATGGCGGCGACTGGTGCCTGCATGACTGGGCCGCTGACGGTACCGATAACAGGGGTGCCTACCAGGATATCAACACGACCGCGGGGACAAAGTATGTTTTCACCGGTTATATAATGAGTCCCAACGA includes:
- a CDS encoding glycosyltransferase family 39 protein; translation: MNDKINVLILIACCLFLYFIGSASINLTDPDEVFYAGTAKEMLANKSLLTPLIFGKPQFEKPPLFYWMLMGSFKAFGINTFAARLVPALVGLLGVLGTYFFMRKISGAQVSFYAALFLSAAFLYFGLSKTVITDIAFSVFTAFALYSFYIWYRSRKDLYVVLFMVTLSLSVLTKGPLAVVLVFAAIIPFLFLVKGASALPAFLLNRYWLIFLALGCSWFIYAVAKYGNEFVGEFFVRDNWHRIIYAEHRSSDRWYFYPAVVMGGMAPWTAYLLFLGKGFKEHRDEYLFFISWIVSTFLILICAHSKLASYILPLFPALCCALAISVNSLSGRPKTLIAAGAVNILFGAAGLIALPLIAKEYPSLARPLFLGLFLLFLFMAAGGVSLIKGRIKQAVFLNIAALAAFLLAGVSSVPAKLETAFSDHGLPEIVRKHGYEGKPIVCSKMYVRGVYFYTGNPVLVLNMGGKKPFWSDHPLDVLSTEAEAVTFFRDKDKVLCVLTEEGLEKINGFFGSGRRNAVISSNLDRVVVLSEKIPPLK